The sequence below is a genomic window from Chondrinema litorale.
TGATGTGTAGAGGCTATTACCACCGAATATATTTTTTAAGAAATCAAACATATCTTTTTAATCTTTTGCACAAAAATAATCAGTAGAATTTATAATCAGTATAACATTCTTGAATACAAACATATTTCGGTATATTTTTGAGGCAAGCCAAGCAATGATATACAAATGAATAAGAGACTAAGCATTTTCGTAAAGGGACTAGTGTATTATATAATTTTTATACTAGTGGGTTTTGGAATCACCGGTAGAGTTGAAAGACAACACAATGTCATTTCTGCTGATACGACAGTTACTGTAAACAATGAAAAATACGCAGCTGTAGACCTTGTAAAAAAATATCAACCTATTTTATTTTCCGAGAAAAAAGACCCAGCTCCGGTTGATATGAAATATGAAATTACCGAACAAGAAAATGCCTTTGTAATTACATATCATACAGAATGGGAAGATGAAGATCATCCGAACTTTATACAAGATATTGCATGGAGAGTTTTTCGCTTTTCTTATTTCGGGTTTAACCTCAACGATAGCGAGTACATTCAAGTAGATATTGATAAAAAAACTGGAAATCTTGCTAAAGCAAAATTTGATAGCCCGGATGTGAGTAAATCGAGTTTGTGGGCTCATGATAAGCGAATTACCACCGAGCTAGATAGTAAAGGCCAAGGTTTATATGATGTATATAAAATTAAGAATGATGAAAAAACCTTAACAAGTGAATATACAATTAAAGGAAATGTATTAACACTTGAAATAAAAAACTGGAATCATTTGTATGAAGTTGCCGAAAATACAGATGAAGCTAATAAGGTCGATTTTAAATTAACTTATTTAGATGGAGATGTATACAAAAAATATAAATATGCTAGGAGACATTTTGGTGATATACATACTGCAGAAACTGTTGCAAATGCACCAATCATATTTTTTGTGAGTCTTATTTTCGTTACATACTTTGTAATACTTATTCGTGATTATACTTTCTCAGAAAAAAAAAATAAAAAGCAATCTGAGAATGCATAAAATATAAATGCCCAATAGATGAAAAAGCGGCACTTTTCTAATTTAGAAAAGTGTCGCTTTTTTTTATAAACATACTTCAGTAGATTACTTTCTCAGTTTTTAGGATAATTTTTAATATTAAAAAGGAAACATTTCTTCATATATAAGTTCTCTGATCTTAAAGTCAATTATTAAACTACAGAAGATGAAATTAAAAACTACCAGTAATTTTTTACTGCTAATAACTTGTAGCAGTTTGCTATTTTTTAATCAAGTTTTTGCCCAACCAGCTTTTACATCGTCCAAAAAAAGAATGGACGGTATGCAACAAAGAAAAAAGCTACTAGAAAACTCGCTTATAAAAAATGTAAATTTTAAGAGCATTGGTCCAACAGTAATGAGTGGAAGGGTGGTCGATCTTGATGTAAACCCTGAAGACCCGAGTCATTTTTACATTGGTTTTGCTTCTGGTGGTTTGTGGAAAACTACTAGCAATGGCATGGATATGCAACCACTTTTTCAGCATCAAGAAAGTATAACTGTTGGCGATATTGCTGTAAACTGGAAAAATGGAGAAACAATATGGCTTGGCTCCGGTGAAAATAATTCGAGCAGGTCTTCTTATGCAGGTACTGGTATTTATAAAAGTACAGATAAAGGCGAAACTTGGGAGCATCTCGGTTTAGAAGGAACACATCATATTGGTAGGGTAATACTTCATCCTTCAAATCCAGATGTTGTTTGGGTAGCCGCTTTGGGTAATTTGTATTCATCAAACAAAGACAGAGGAATTTACAAAACCGAAGATGGTGGCAAAAGCTGGAAAAAGATATTATTTATTAATGATAATACTGGTTTTATAGATTTGGTAATCGACCCATCTAATCCAGAAGTACTTTATGCAGCTTCATGGGAGAAAGAAAGAAAAGCTTGGGATTTTGTAGGCTCAGGAGATGGCTCGGATATATATAAAACAACCGATGGTGGTAAAAACTGGAAAAAGATAAACACAGGTAAAAATGGATTTCCAGATGATAAAGGTGTAGGTAGAATTGGTTTAGATATTTCAGTATCAAATTCTCAAATTATATATGCTGTTCTTGATAATCAAAACAGAAGATCGAAGTCAGAAGATGTAAGTGAAAAAGCAATAGTAACAACAGAGTTACTTTCGTCTATCGATAATGAAGCTTTTATTAATCTGAGTGATAAAGAAATAAATGATTATTTAGATAAAAATAATTTTCCCCGACAATATAATGCTACCGAAATAAAAGAAGCAGTAAAGCAAGGAGAGTTAAAACCAGTTGCTTTAGTAGATTATCTCGGAGACGCCAATACATCATTATTCGAAACACCCGTAATTGGTACTGAAATTTACAGGTCTGATGATGGTGGAAATAACTGGAAAAAAATGAATGATGATTATATCGATGGAGTCTATTATTCTTATGGTTATTACTTCGGTCAAATTAGAGTTTCACCAACTAATCCAGATAAAATTTACACTTTCGGGGTCCCAGTTATAAAATCGGAAGATGCAGGAAAAACTTGGAAAAATATTAATGGTGGAAATGTACATGCAGATCATCATGCACTTTGGCTTAACCCAAACAAAGATGGACATTTAGTTTTAGGAAATGATGGAGGTGTAAATATTTCTTACGACGATGGTAATTCTTGGATAAAGTGTAATAATGTTCCGCTAGGTCAATTTTATGCAGTCAACTACGATTTGGCAAAACCATATAATGTATATGGAGGATTGCAAGATAATGGAGTTTGGTATGGTTCGCACAATGCCAACATTAGCACCAGTTGGGAAATGGAAGGAGCCAATCCTTTTAAAGAATTAATGGGTGGTGATGGAATGCAGGTAGAAATTGATACAAGAAATAATAATATTGTTTATGCCGGCTTTCAGTTTGGCTATTATTTCAGAATTAATAAAGCAACTGGCGAAAGAAAAATGATTCAGCCAAAACACGAATTAGGCGAAAAACCACTCAGGTTTAATTGGCAAAGTCCCATTCATTTGTCAAAGCACAATCAAGATATACTTTATTTTGGCTCAAATAAATTTCATCGCTCTTTAAATCAAGGTGATGATTTTGAAACACTTTCTGGTGATTTAACTAATGGTGGAAAAAATGGAAATGTACCTTATGGAACACTCACTGATATTAATGAATCTCCTTTAAAATTTGGGTTACTTTATGTTGGTACAGATGACGGATTGGTTCATGTATCTAAAGATGGAGGATATAATTGGACAAAAATAACAGCCGATTTACCTGAAAATATGTGGGTGAGTAGAGTAACTGCATCTGCATTTTCAGAATCTAGAGTTTATTTGAGTTTAAACGGGTACCGTTGGGATAATTTTGATGCAATGGTTTATGTATCAGAAGATTATGGGAAAACATGGACTGCTATTGGAAAAGACTTACCAGCAGAATCTGTAAATGTGATAAAAGAAGATCCTAAAAATGAGAATATACTTTATGTAGGTACAGACCACGGCTTGTATATTTCTTTAGATCGAGGTAAAAGTTTTATGATGGCAGGAGAGTCTTTGCCTAATGTACCAGTGCACGATTTGGTAATTCACCCAAAAGAAAATGAGCTTATAGTTGGTACTCACGGTAGGTCAATTTATATTGCTGATGTTTCATTAATTCAAAAACTAACAGAAGATATACTAAGTAAAAGCTTGTATTCTTTTGAGCTCGATGAAGTTAGATATAGCGATCGTTGGGGAAATAGCATAGGAGCAAGTTGGTATGGATTTAATGAACCTACTTTACAAATTCCATTTTATGTAAATACAAGTGGTACTGTAAGTATAAATGTTATTTCTGAAAAAGGCACAGTTCTAAAAACAGAAGAAATGGAAGTGCAAAAAGGATTGAATTATTTTCATTACGATATGAGTATAAGTGAAAGCGCTGTTGCTCAATTTTCTAAAGAGTTAACAGAAATAGATGGTAATTTGGATAAAAATGAAAACGGAAAAGTTTACCTTAAACAAGGAACTTATACTATAGAACTCAAATTAAGTGGTAGCACTGTAAAAGAAATGTTTACAGTAAAGCCAGTAAATAAAAGACCCGAAAGAAAACCTTTAGAAAAAACACCATAATAATATAAAAACCCGGTATTGCATCGGGTTTCCTTTTTTTAATAGGTAATTTTAGTAGACGGAAAAAATTAATCCTTCAAAGAAATTATATAAAAGGCTAATTAATTTTAAACATATTCCGTTGTATTTTTTTGATATAATATATTACAGTTTTTATTAACTAAAACGTCTGGCATTCAACTATGGACTTCGCCAAAAAACTTACTACAAAAGAGAAAGCTCTTCGAATAAATCTTGATAATAAAATTTATGGATCGTTTGCAGAAATTGGAGCTGGCCAAGATGTGGCAGCAAATTTCTTTAAAGCCGGAGGAGCATCAGGTACAGTAGCAAAAACAATGTCGGCATATGATATGGCATTTAGTGATGCTATTTACGGACCCGAAGAAACAAAAAGATATGTTTGCGAGCCCAGGTTGATAAAAATGATTGACAAAGAGTATCGCTTGTGTATTAAGAGATTACAACACAAAGCAGAAGATACTTGCTTTTTTGCATTTGCAGATACCGTAGAGGCACTCAATTATAAAAGAACAAATGAAGGTAGAGGCTGGATGGGGCTTCGGTATCAGTTAACACCTAAAAGTGAACCCAACGAATGTGTTATTCACATTCGAATGAAAGACAACGATCCTATATTACAGCAACAAGCAGTTGGCTATGTTGGAGTAAATCTAATTTACGGTTGTTTCTTTTTATATGATAATCCAGAAGAATTATTGAATTCATTGTTAGACGAAGTAACATCTAACAGAATGGAAATTGACTTTTTTAGATTATCTGGTCCAGATTTTAAAGATGTAGATAACAGAATCTTCAGTTTAAAACTGGTGAAAAACGGATTGACAAAAGCAACCATGTTTGGTCCGGATGGAGAGGTGTTACAGCCAGCCGATGTTTTATACAAAAAGAACATCTTGATTTTAAGAGGTCGTTTTAGACCTGTAACTAAGGTAAATATTGATATGCTCGAAAGAGGCTATGCACAGTTCAGCAAAGAGCCAGATGTGAATCCAGAAAATATCATTACACTTTCAGAGCTTACTCTTTCAGACTTAAAAGATTCTAACGAAGGAGAAATTGATGAAAAAGATTTTATGGACAGAGTAAATATTCTGTGTTCATTGGGTCAAACTGTAATGATCTCCAACTATCAAGAATATTATAAGCTAATTGCTTATCTCTCTAAATTCACTAGAAATAAAAAAATCGGGATGATTCTCGGTGTGTATAGCATTGAGAAAATCTTTATGGAAAAATATTATACCGATTTAAAAGGTGGAATTTTAGAGTCTTTTGGTATTTTGTTCGGTAGAAATATTAAGCTTTTGGTTTACCCATCTTACAGAAAAGGTTCTAGTGAAATTATACACAGCGAAGATATTTTCTTGCCAGAGCATTTAGTGCAATTATTTATGTATCTGGTTGCCAATAATAAAATTGAAAATATTTTAGGCTGTGATGAAAAACACCTCCATATTATTTCTGATGATGTTTTAACCTCAATAAAAAATGGAGAAACTTCTTGGGAAGAGCTTGTGCCTCAGAAAGTAGCTGAACAGATTAAAGATAATTGTCTGTTTGACTATCCGTGCAAGATTGAATAATATATAAAAGATAAAGATTAAAAAGATTGAGGAGGGGAAATAATAAAAGCCGCATCAGTAACACGGCTCTTATTTGGTCAAATTATTAAAGCTATCGAACATCAAGTACAGGAATAAAGCATCCTGTAAGCTTTCTTTTTTACGATGGCTTTTTATATATATTTTATGTTTCTTGATTTTTTTTAATCTTTATCGATATTTTCTTCAGTTTTATCTTCAGTTTCTTCTACTTCGTCTAAACTACTAGTCGTAGACTCATCGCTTTTTT
It includes:
- a CDS encoding WD40/YVTN/BNR-like repeat-containing protein, coding for MKLKTTSNFLLLITCSSLLFFNQVFAQPAFTSSKKRMDGMQQRKKLLENSLIKNVNFKSIGPTVMSGRVVDLDVNPEDPSHFYIGFASGGLWKTTSNGMDMQPLFQHQESITVGDIAVNWKNGETIWLGSGENNSSRSSYAGTGIYKSTDKGETWEHLGLEGTHHIGRVILHPSNPDVVWVAALGNLYSSNKDRGIYKTEDGGKSWKKILFINDNTGFIDLVIDPSNPEVLYAASWEKERKAWDFVGSGDGSDIYKTTDGGKNWKKINTGKNGFPDDKGVGRIGLDISVSNSQIIYAVLDNQNRRSKSEDVSEKAIVTTELLSSIDNEAFINLSDKEINDYLDKNNFPRQYNATEIKEAVKQGELKPVALVDYLGDANTSLFETPVIGTEIYRSDDGGNNWKKMNDDYIDGVYYSYGYYFGQIRVSPTNPDKIYTFGVPVIKSEDAGKTWKNINGGNVHADHHALWLNPNKDGHLVLGNDGGVNISYDDGNSWIKCNNVPLGQFYAVNYDLAKPYNVYGGLQDNGVWYGSHNANISTSWEMEGANPFKELMGGDGMQVEIDTRNNNIVYAGFQFGYYFRINKATGERKMIQPKHELGEKPLRFNWQSPIHLSKHNQDILYFGSNKFHRSLNQGDDFETLSGDLTNGGKNGNVPYGTLTDINESPLKFGLLYVGTDDGLVHVSKDGGYNWTKITADLPENMWVSRVTASAFSESRVYLSLNGYRWDNFDAMVYVSEDYGKTWTAIGKDLPAESVNVIKEDPKNENILYVGTDHGLYISLDRGKSFMMAGESLPNVPVHDLVIHPKENELIVGTHGRSIYIADVSLIQKLTEDILSKSLYSFELDEVRYSDRWGNSIGASWYGFNEPTLQIPFYVNTSGTVSINVISEKGTVLKTEEMEVQKGLNYFHYDMSISESAVAQFSKELTEIDGNLDKNENGKVYLKQGTYTIELKLSGSTVKEMFTVKPVNKRPERKPLEKTP
- a CDS encoding TonB-dependent receptor, which gives rise to MDFAKKLTTKEKALRINLDNKIYGSFAEIGAGQDVAANFFKAGGASGTVAKTMSAYDMAFSDAIYGPEETKRYVCEPRLIKMIDKEYRLCIKRLQHKAEDTCFFAFADTVEALNYKRTNEGRGWMGLRYQLTPKSEPNECVIHIRMKDNDPILQQQAVGYVGVNLIYGCFFLYDNPEELLNSLLDEVTSNRMEIDFFRLSGPDFKDVDNRIFSLKLVKNGLTKATMFGPDGEVLQPADVLYKKNILILRGRFRPVTKVNIDMLERGYAQFSKEPDVNPENIITLSELTLSDLKDSNEGEIDEKDFMDRVNILCSLGQTVMISNYQEYYKLIAYLSKFTRNKKIGMILGVYSIEKIFMEKYYTDLKGGILESFGILFGRNIKLLVYPSYRKGSSEIIHSEDIFLPEHLVQLFMYLVANNKIENILGCDEKHLHIISDDVLTSIKNGETSWEELVPQKVAEQIKDNCLFDYPCKIE